A genomic stretch from Helianthus annuus cultivar XRQ/B chromosome 1, HanXRQr2.0-SUNRISE, whole genome shotgun sequence includes:
- the LOC110906412 gene encoding uncharacterized protein LOC110906412 — protein sequence MAAACMSTCIADDARMPVRATYVNLYKWPDSDREFVRSVSRNSSNSHGDNRESQAGHPRLVDSISCRQVYLKSYTFSRKESLNERTMKCFGRVKESGKPRKKCTLASIFRRLLSCTTKVDVVD from the coding sequence ATGGCGGCCGCATGCATGTCAACATGCATAGCGGACGATGCCCGCATGCCCGTTAGGGCAACATATGTCAACCTCTACAAATGGCCTGATTCTGACCGGGAATTTGTCCGGTCAGTCAGTAGAAACAGCTCAAACAGCCACGGGGACAACCGCGAAAGCCAGGCCGGCCACCCGCGGTTGGTGGATAGTATTTCTTGTCGTCAAGTTTACCTTAAAAGCTACACGTTTTCAAGAAAAGAGAGCTTGAATGAGAGAACCATGAAGTGTTTTGGAAGAGTTAAAGAAAGTGGAAAACCGAGGAAGAAGTGTACTTTGGCTTCGATATTTCGTAGGTTGCTATCTTGCACTACAAAAGTTGATGTTGTGGATTGA